Genomic DNA from Corylus avellana chromosome ca4, CavTom2PMs-1.0:
AATCTAACCTTTTCCCTTGGATTCAACCAAGTAATCATGGTATATTTTCAGAGATCGTTAGTTtgaatctttcttttctttgaaacCAATTacttagaaaattaaaaaaactatgaGATATTTTGATCTCCTTGGGGCACACGCATCCTCTTGAATTTGaagtctttcttcttcttcttcttttttttccatcatttttcttctttcgaAGAAAGTATTCTACttctagccttttttttttttttttgaaaacttaaCTTACcccttttatattttagtacttTTACAATCATACCAGATTAAAAAGTTGAATATCGGATTctcacattttttaaatttgcaatgtcaccctAGTCCCTACcatatgattaaataaaatagcTAAAAGGTAAGATAAGCCttataaaacttataaaaatacaaaattaccttaattaaataattaaaacattaaaaaaaaaatggaacaatTTGACCCCACAACCAGGCCTTGGTCCACCGTGgagcaattttttaaaaataaaaaaaataaaaaataaaaaataaaataaagaaagaagaagaagaaaaaagaaaaggggtgTTTTGGAGTATTTTGGCATGGCATCATCCGTTGAAATTTAACAAAANNNNNNNNNNNNNNNNNNNNTGACTTTATTCAtgtaatgaaaaaaaacaaaccgtTGACCGTTGACGGTTAGCAATATTTCGTTTTCAAGGGCAAATTGGAGAATATTTGAATTGTGAAAGTTCCTGAGTACGTAATGTTTTCGTAACTATCATTTCCTATAAAAGTCCCCCTACCATTTCCTCTCCTTTCCTGCCTTCTTCAAATTGAAACCATGGCGTTTCTCTTGCACCATTGCAggcttttctttcttctctttgctTTTAATCTCTGTCTCTGCTTCATTCCTTCCACGGCAGCACTTCAGCGGTTCAAACACCCGGTGAAAGCCGACGGTTCTCTAAGCTTTTTGGTCGTCGGAGACTGGGGAAGAAGAGGACTCTACAACCAATCTCAAGTTGCTCTTCAGGTCACATAATGCTCTCCTTTTCCATATCCATCCGTACTAACACTCTATTTACATTAGTTTTCAATCATGGAGTCAACAGCATATATTTTCacgtattttgaaaatattttttttcaaagtttaaaaactcttaataataaacttttaatttcttttaattattctGTCTCgttagaatttttcgttaaatattatcaaaatttataaattacccatttctttattattaaaaaaaagaaaaaaattgtgaattttgTCTGTGAGAAATGAGGGAAGATTAGACGTACCACCTAATTTATGATAACTCACGTAGTCCACATAAGTATGGGGGGCCAGTTGAAATTGAAATACATCATCATCAATcactaaaaaagaaaaccaatcaGGTCTCTAAATTAAATCAATAACATATGGTCCCGTTTTAAGCCCCATAGAAATCCAGGACACTGCGTGACAAAATAAGTTAAACAACTTTAAATTTGTACTAATAAAGCGAATGTTTTCATTGATGTAACGTACACGCATTATACTTTGGTtaagaattaattaaacaatttaattaaGAATTCTCAGAAACTCATTAAAATaatcctatttatttattgttcacTAAGATATAAGGAGAAAatggtttgttaatttttgtaattttgaatgTTTAATATCTAATTTTGTAGATGGGAGTGGTTGGTGAGAAAGTGGAGATAGGGTTTGTGATCTCCACGGGGGATAACTTTTATGAAGACGGATTGACAGGTGTGCATGATCCCGCGTTTAATGAGTCCTTCATCAATATCTACACACCCCCAAGCTTGCACAAACAATGGTACAACGGTAATTTTCACTCAGGATTttacatttctttttcataatttcctcataattttaattattattattatttttttaataatgtgttTATTTTGTGGCAGTTTTGGGGAACCACGACTACAGGGGAGACGTAGAGGCACAGTTGAGTCCGATCCTCACAAAAATGGACAGCAGATGGCTTTGCCGAAGATCTTTTATTGTGGACACTGGTtaggttttaatgagagtaattatgtaattatttttaattttataggttttaataaaggtaattacataattttatttgttttaataaggGTAAAATTGGAGTAGATGGCATCGAAATCCAACGTGAGATCGCACATGGGATGATTTCGTtcaattagacagaaattagtaacagaaggtctaaattaaaattttttgaaacattataaggtacattgccaatttttaaacattgaggttcgaattgaaaaactcctgaaactttagagggtaaagtgaattttctccaaatatatatttttgtatttttatattttttttaaaagtgtgaCCCCACAGGACTCGGTTAGGACATCAttgagacttgaccgggacatTGCCAGGACTCGGTTAGGACACCGTGGAGACTCAGTCGGGACTCGTGGGACCCAAGCAGGTCACCACTAGGACCTAGTTGGGACATTTTGCTGGCGaccttatataatatattgctTTAAATTATACAAAACTAGACTCATAAAATTGagcaaatatttatttatttattatttttgttttgtaagtaGACTTATAAGagcaaggttttttttttttgggtgttgtTGGGGCAGAGTTTACAGAATTTTTCTTCGTGGACACAACTCCATTCGTGGATGAGTATTTTACAGACCCAGAGAACCACACGTACGACTGGAAAGGTGTGCTCCCGCGGGAGGAATATCTTTCCAATCTCCTCAaggtaaattattattattatttttttattttttatttttgttctcaatgagtagctcaatcggctgtcgACCACACCTCGTGAaacggaagtcactagttcaaattttccctcccccttcccttgtgtagacatgtcaaaaaaaaaatatatatattattattattattttctttcctaaatcaCAATTTTCATATAGTAATAAGTATTCAAAATCTGAAAATCTATATTACCATTTTTGTATTGCATTATAGGACGTGGATACAGCATTAAGGGATTCCACAGCAAAATGGAAGATTGTGGTGGGTCATCATACAATCAAAAGTGCTGGACATCATGGGGTCACCAAAGAGCTTGAAGACCATCTTCTCCCAATCCTTGAGGTGATTCTAGATATTTTAAGTAAATGTTGCAATTCTTGTTTACGTGGACGTGTCATGACATGGATATATTAAACGGGTCTAATTTCGTATCGGATTTGTGtctcatgttaaaaattatcaacTCTAATTCTAAGTAATCATTGGATTTTCAGGCAAATAATGTGGACATGTACATAAATGGGCATGACCATTGCTTGGAGCACATTAGTAGCACAGAAAGGTATGTGCAACAATTTCACAAAACATAGGTTTTTTACTCTTTAGCAGCAAACTGAGATGGTTGTTATGGCAGCCAAATCCAATTTCTAACGAGCGGAGGTGGCTCCAAGGCATGGAGAGGAGATATTGAGAAGTGGAATCCAGAGGAATTGAAGCTTTATTATGATGGACAGGGGTTTATGACAGTGCAAATGACTCAAACCAATGCAGATATTGTGTTTTATGATGTTTTTGGCAATGTTTTGCACAAATGGAGCATGTCCAAAGACCATGATCTTGATGCATCCGCATAGAGACAAAATGTATGCTAGAATTGACAAAATAGGCTTTATGAGGAAGATCAAAGCTTAAATCCTCTGCCCAAGAGGAAATTTTCAAGGCCAATATGTTATATATGCTTATGAATTTGGGGAAGTTTGTAACAAAGAACCAAGGAAAAGTTGAGTGACAGGCTTGGTTGGGGCGAGGGGCATTGAAGAGTGATAGGTGGAACTTTCCACTCTTAAAAGAGTGTTTTCCATGCCAACGTTCGCTGCACATTTGTaagtcaaaaatatatattgtaagcttttcactaaattCAATTGGTTTGTGTCGGTTACCAATATATTTAGGGTTGTAAACGAGCACTCGGGCGAGCTATGCCTGTCCAAGCTCGGCTCATCTAAAATTTTtacgagctcgagctcgagtaaagcTCATGTCAAGTTACAAAATTTAAGCTCAGCTCAGCTCGCTACGTTTAACTTTCCAACCAACAAACTAAAGGGTAGTTttgtaattaaaatttaaaattacttatgTTGGCATATGTGATGACACACGTGGCTTAGCTCAAAGGGAGAGGCTTGAATCCCATTTTATAGATTACTTAGGCAAAGAATTCTACTTGCGCTTTCCATGTAGGACAACTGGAGTCTTGGCTCAATAAGAGAGGCTTGCATCCTTTATTCATTTGTGTGGGACATTTGTAAGCAAGCAAATATaaggtaaataaaaaaaagagttctCTTGCCggtagcaaaaaaaaaaaaaaaaaggtttaagaTACGTTGTTAATATATGAAAttgattttgatataaaaaaaaataaaaaataaaaaaaaggaaaaagaaaaaagaaacgtACACTATATATGCATAGTTAATTATCtaaccttttatatatatatatatatatatatatatatagtaaccaattatctctctctctctctctctctctatatatatatatatatatataactaaaccaATTAACTAGTTAGTTAACTAATTTTAATACACACAATACACTAATTAactataaataattataaactaCATGATTACATTCTTTATATAAGATATTTAACTACAAGATATTTAGTATTTGTGCTACATATTATATAAGCATAATTATACGAGTATGTTCACGAACTCTAAACAAGCAAACCGAGTTTTATGCGAGTATATat
This window encodes:
- the LOC132178820 gene encoding purple acid phosphatase 3-like; amino-acid sequence: MAFLLHHCRLFFLLFAFNLCLCFIPSTAALQRFKHPVKADGSLSFLVVGDWGRRGLYNQSQVALQMGVVGEKVEIGFVISTGDNFYEDGLTGVHDPAFNESFINIYTPPSLHKQWYNVLGNHDYRGDVEAQLSPILTKMDSRWLCRRSFIVDTEFTEFFFVDTTPFVDEYFTDPENHTYDWKGVLPREEYLSNLLKDVDTALRDSTAKWKIVVGHHTIKSAGHHGVTKELEDHLLPILEANNVDMYINGHDHCLEHISSTESQIQFLTSGGGSKAWRGDIEKWNPEELKLYYDGQGFMTVQMTQTNADIVFYDVFGNVLHKWSMSKDHDLDASA